The window TGAAAGGGGTTGACCAAGAAGATGGAAAAAGCGGAATTAATTCGAGAATCCATTGAATTTTTACAACGTTTTATGATGAAAAGTATTCAGAAACATTCCGAGGAGCATGGCGTTACAATTCCTCAAGCGAGAGTAATTGGGGAAGTGTTTTCTCATAAGGCAATCAGTATCAAACTGCTCTCTCAAAACTTAAAAATGACCCAAAGTACAGTTTCAGATATCGTTGAACGACTTACTGCGAAAGGTCTTCTCGTGAAAACGACTAACCCAAAGGATAAGCGTTCAGTGGAGATTTCACTTTCTAACGAATTATCCGAAGGAATACATGAGAGCATATCAGAAATTGCAAATAAGTCATTCGTAGGTGTTTTAAGTCTATTAACCCCTACCGAACAGGAGACTGTCGAACAAGGAATGCAATTGTTGGTTTCTGCTGTTAAGGAAAAAATGGAGACAGATGGAATGGACCATTTTGACTTCTTTGATGTTGTGTACTTTCCTGAAAAAACAAACAAGCAAAAATAACAGATAATATGAAAACGGAGGATGTAAGGTGAGAAAGATTATAAAAGGCCGTTGGGCCATCCTATCAATATGGCTGATTGCAACAATCGTGCTAACCGTAATTCAGCCAGATATCAATGCCATACTACGGCTTAAAGGACAGCAAGGAACGAGTAATGACAGCCCCTCAGCCATTGCAGATAACATCTTGAAAAAGATGGATACAACGAAGGGGATCAACAGCCTTATCGTTTTTTATGATAAAAACAAGATTTCAGATGACGATATGGTAAAAATCGGTGATGCTGTAAAAGCAATTAGCGATAGCAGCAAAGAGATTGGTATTGCGGGCATCATTGATCCTTTCAGTATGCCTGATGCAAAAAGCTCTTTAGTTTCGAAAGATGGTACCACCCTTATGGTGAGCTATAAGCTTGATAAAAAAGGAAGAGAAGTTGACGATATCGAGAAAAGGTTCGACAGCAAGCTAAAAAAAGTACCTGCTGAATACTATCTTAGCGGGGAAGAGTTTATCAATAATGATTATTTGAAGGCAACACAAGCGGGTGTCGAAAAGAGTGCGGCCTTAACCGTAATATTTATTTTAGTCGTTCTTATCCTTACTTTCAGATCAGTTTTAACACCTTTGATATCCTTGGTGACGGTAGCCATTGCTTATCTTTGTTCGATGGGAATTGCCGCTCAATTAATTGATAAAGCTGGGTTTCCTATAACCAGTCTTACCCAAATGCTCCTAATCCTTATCCTCTTTGGGATCGGTACTGATTACAACATCCTACTTTTTAATCGATTTAAGGAAGAACTATCCCATGGTCATTCGGTAGATGAATCAATTTTAAATACTTATAAAACGGCAGGTAAAACCATTGCATACAGCATACTGACTGTATTTATTGCTTTCCTTGCTCTCGTTTTCGCAGAATCACCAATTTATCGTTCCGGTGTTGTGGTTGTCATTGGGGTAAGTATATTATTGCTTGAAATTTTGACCCTAACTCCGTTTATGATGAAGGTGTTGGGCAAAAAACTTTTCTGGCCTTCAAAGAATGTAACAGGTTATAAAGAAAATAAGTTCTGGGGAACAACCTCCTCCTTTGCTGTCAAGCATCCGATTATATCTACGGTCATCATCCTTTTGATCATAGGTCCAGTGGTGTTTATGCAACAGGAAAAGCTTAATTTTGATACTGTTGGGGAACTTGGAAATAAATATCCATCTTCCAAAGCGATTAATTTAGTTTCGGACCATTTCGGCAAAGGCCAGGCAATGCCTGCTACTGTAGTGATTGAAACTAGCAAAGCACTTGATAATAATCAATCACTTGCAGTCATTGATGATGTAACGGAAAGATTGAAGAATATTTATGGGGTTAAGCTGGTTTCTTCTGTTACTCAACCTCAAGGTAAGCAAATTGATGGTTTTTACATCGACAATCAAATGGGGTCTGTTACGGATGGGATATCCCAAACACAAGATGGTGTGGATCAAATTCATGATGGTTTAAAACAAGCACAAGACGGACTCCAATCAGCAGACTTTTCCAAAGTCAGCCAAATGGTTGATGGAATGGAAAAGCTACAAGGTGGTATGGTAGCCATTAACCAATGGATTGAAACAAATCCAAACGGGTATCGATGATGGGTCTAGTCATTCACAAACGATTACTAACGGGATTGCGACCATTGAAACGAATCTCTCCAAGATGAGCAGTGGTGTTAGCTTATTAGCTGAAAATTATGGGAAGATGCAGGCTGGGTATTTAGTGATGGGGACTCACTACCAAGATGCGGCACAGGCCCTTCTTGGAGTGAAAAGTGCGCTGTCACAAATGCAATCAATGGTAACAGCCTTAGGCAGCAGTTATCCAAATTCAGAGGGTGATGCTAATTATTTGGCATTAAAGCAAACTATCGTGCAGTTAACAGATTCATTAAGTCAAATTACACCTGAAGGTATCCAAATATTAAATGCGAATTATAATGCCGTAACGGCTGGTTTTGGTACAGCAAATATAAATCTGACCGCCATGAGCAGCGGTTTAGCGCAAATGGCAGATGGATTGAAAAAACTTGAATCTGGTCTCGGTCAAGCCTCTTCAGGAATTGGCACCATCGTAACGAATATGAACAGTGTCAATGATGGGCTAGGCAAGATGAAATCGGGTCAGCAACAGCTTGCAGACGGACTTAATGGATTCGGTGTTTTTGGAGAAAAACTGTCAGATGTCAACACCGGGTTAAAGCAAATCTCTGACGGACTGGGACAAACGAATGGTTACTTAACTCAACTTAATTCAAATAAAACCTTCTTTATGCCAAAGGAAGCGTTGACGAACAAGGACTTTAAAAAATCCTTCGACATGTTCATGTCCAAGGATAGAACAATCACAAAAATGACGATTGTTTTGAATAATGACCCTTATTCTGAGAAGTCTTTAAAGACGATAGAAAAAATCAATAAAACGGTTTCCAATGGACTTAAGGGTACCGTTCTCTCGAATGCTAAGAGTGGGACATCAGGACCAAGTGCGACAACAAACGATATGAATGATATATTGACCAGAGATCTGAATAAAACAACCGCGATTGTCATTATCGGTGTCTTGCTTGTATTGTTCTTTGTCATAGGATCTTTCTGGACACCTGTTTTCATCACGGCATCCCTTGTCGGGGCATACTATGCGGCGATGTTCATCATCAATTATATTTTCTTAGATTTGAAGGGGCTGGAAGGTATTTCTTCCTTCGTGCCATTCTTCTCCTTTATCATCATTGTCGCCTTGGGAGTGGACTATAGTATTTTCTTAATGATGCGGTTTAAGGAATATCCTCACATGTCGGCTACAGAGGCGATCGTGCTGGCTTCAAGGAATATAGGTGGTGTGATTATTTCAGCAGTGATCATCCTAGGAGGTACCTTCGCAACACTTATGCCTGCTGGTATCGTGCTTTTATCTGAACTGGCGGTTGCGGTTATTACTGGCCTGGTCATCCTTTGTTTTGTATTACTTCCTGTCTTTGTTCCAGCAATGATGGCTCTTCCAGATGCAGTTAAGAATCTATTCACAAGAAAGGATTCACAGGATTCATCAGGACGGTTCTTATAGGTGACAATCTGAAGTTTTACGCTTGAAAAAGGTGTTAGGTACTTTCCATTTTAATGGACGGTGCCTGACACCTTTTTTCTTTTTAATGTATAGTAAGGATAGGTCATAATAATGAAGCACGAACAGTAATGCTGAGTTATATGAATGGAGGGCGTACAATGAGAAGGATTATTTTATCGACAGAGAGTGGAGCGGATTTACCAGGTGAGTTAGCTGACAAATATGCTGTTCAAGTAGTTCCGATGCACATCATCATGGATGGAAAGGATTATTTAGATGGCTCTTTACCGGTAACTGATATTTATGACTATTATGATCGTACAAAAAAAATACCCTCTACAACGTCCACAAATGCTCATGAATATCATGAGTTTTTTAATAAGATAAAAGTTGATTTTCCCGATTGCATCATTATACATATTGGTTATACGTCAAAGGCATCTTCTTCCTTTCAAAATGCGATAATCGCAGCAGAAGATTTTGAAGACCTTTTTCTAATTGACGCTTTGAACGTTACAGGTGGATTAACAGCCATTGTGATGTATGCTGCTACTTTGTTAGAGAAAGAACCTACGATTGAACCAGTTCGCTTAGTAGAAAAAATAGAGTCAACGGTTCCTAAATCAAGGCTAGCTTTCATTCCAGGCAGTTTAGAATTTTTAAGAGCGGGTGGACGTGTAAGTAATATTGCCTATCTTGGAGGGGCTTTGTTAAAAATAAAGCCATGCATCGAATTAATTGAAGGAAAGCTTGTTTCAACTAAAAAATATCGTGGGAAAATGAGCGGAGTTGCCGAAAAGCTCATGCGCGATTATTTAAATGATTACGACATTGATAGAGAACATCTTTATTTTCTTTACTCAATCGGCCTCGATGAAAGGATTAAACAGCGGATGGATGAAGTCGCCAAAGAAACTGGATTCAAAAATGTAAAATGGATTCAAGCAGGTGCTATGATTTCTACTCACTCTGGACCTGGTGGCTTCGGGATTGCAGGATTAGAACTTTCGGCAAGGTTCTGAAACCGTTCCTGGCATTTGATAATGACCTGACCTTATAAAAGTATGCAAAATCATCAGCATCTAAAAAATTGATAAGTTTCCATAAATATCCCTATAATAGGATATATATAAGACTAGGGCTCAAGTTGAAAAGTTTCTTCATGATAGATATCAGCAAGTGTTTCTTTATTTTGGAAATTGTCTGCTTTTTATCAAGATGTCACTTCATAAAGAAGCAAATACACTAGATGAATTATGGGAATAGTTCATTCTTGTGAAAAATTAGGAGGTCATTATGGGAAGACTAATTCATTTCGAAATTCATGTGAATGATATGGAACGGGCCAAAAAGTTTTATGGAGAAGTATTCGGGTGGTCATTTCAAGATTGGAGCGATTATGCAGGTATGCCTTACTTTGGCGCAGTGACTGGCAATGAAAATGAACCTGGAATCAATGGT of the Bacillus sp. 1NLA3E genome contains:
- a CDS encoding MarR family winged helix-turn-helix transcriptional regulator, whose protein sequence is MEKAELIRESIEFLQRFMMKSIQKHSEEHGVTIPQARVIGEVFSHKAISIKLLSQNLKMTQSTVSDIVERLTAKGLLVKTTNPKDKRSVEISLSNELSEGIHESISEIANKSFVGVLSLLTPTEQETVEQGMQLLVSAVKEKMETDGMDHFDFFDVVYFPEKTNKQK
- a CDS encoding DegV family protein; translated protein: MRRIILSTESGADLPGELADKYAVQVVPMHIIMDGKDYLDGSLPVTDIYDYYDRTKKIPSTTSTNAHEYHEFFNKIKVDFPDCIIIHIGYTSKASSSFQNAIIAAEDFEDLFLIDALNVTGGLTAIVMYAATLLEKEPTIEPVRLVEKIESTVPKSRLAFIPGSLEFLRAGGRVSNIAYLGGALLKIKPCIELIEGKLVSTKKYRGKMSGVAEKLMRDYLNDYDIDREHLYFLYSIGLDERIKQRMDEVAKETGFKNVKWIQAGAMISTHSGPGGFGIAGLELSARF
- a CDS encoding MMPL family transporter encodes the protein MRKIIKGRWAILSIWLIATIVLTVIQPDINAILRLKGQQGTSNDSPSAIADNILKKMDTTKGINSLIVFYDKNKISDDDMVKIGDAVKAISDSSKEIGIAGIIDPFSMPDAKSSLVSKDGTTLMVSYKLDKKGREVDDIEKRFDSKLKKVPAEYYLSGEEFINNDYLKATQAGVEKSAALTVIFILVVLILTFRSVLTPLISLVTVAIAYLCSMGIAAQLIDKAGFPITSLTQMLLILILFGIGTDYNILLFNRFKEELSHGHSVDESILNTYKTAGKTIAYSILTVFIAFLALVFAESPIYRSGVVVVIGVSILLLEILTLTPFMMKVLGKKLFWPSKNVTGYKENKFWGTTSSFAVKHPIISTVIILLIIGPVVFMQQEKLNFDTVGELGNKYPSSKAINLVSDHFGKGQAMPATVVIETSKALDNNQSLAVIDDVTERLKNIYGVKLVSSVTQPQGKQIDGFYIDNQMGSVTDGISQTQDGVDQIHDGLKQAQDGLQSADFSKVSQMVDGMEKLQGGMVAINQWIETNPNGYR
- a CDS encoding MMPL family transporter, with amino-acid sequence MKQIQTGIDDGSSHSQTITNGIATIETNLSKMSSGVSLLAENYGKMQAGYLVMGTHYQDAAQALLGVKSALSQMQSMVTALGSSYPNSEGDANYLALKQTIVQLTDSLSQITPEGIQILNANYNAVTAGFGTANINLTAMSSGLAQMADGLKKLESGLGQASSGIGTIVTNMNSVNDGLGKMKSGQQQLADGLNGFGVFGEKLSDVNTGLKQISDGLGQTNGYLTQLNSNKTFFMPKEALTNKDFKKSFDMFMSKDRTITKMTIVLNNDPYSEKSLKTIEKINKTVSNGLKGTVLSNAKSGTSGPSATTNDMNDILTRDLNKTTAIVIIGVLLVLFFVIGSFWTPVFITASLVGAYYAAMFIINYIFLDLKGLEGISSFVPFFSFIIIVALGVDYSIFLMMRFKEYPHMSATEAIVLASRNIGGVIISAVIILGGTFATLMPAGIVLLSELAVAVITGLVILCFVLLPVFVPAMMALPDAVKNLFTRKDSQDSSGRFL